In the genome of Arachis hypogaea cultivar Tifrunner chromosome 9, arahy.Tifrunner.gnm2.J5K5, whole genome shotgun sequence, the window gcttttttccttcttttaatTTCGGACCTAACTTTGTTGGTCTTGCAATAATGATTATTTTGGGCTTGCTCGATAAATTATGGCCAAACAAACATAATAATTCAACTATATAATGTCTCATTTTCGCACCAAGGCTGATTATTATTATCACATTGGGCTATATCAGTTTTTTTTAGCCCAGCCACAAACTCTGcataataacaaaattattaaacaatatatgtacttcaaaattcaaattaataattttgtaattaataatgtttgatcatcatcgtattaaattagagtttttcaaactcatcaatatatataaaaagcTATGGATGCATTGCACTCACACTAAACCCAACACTATTAAATATAGTAAAACATATACAACCGAATGGAAACTTTTAAAATGGGGATAAGAATATGATTTTTTCCCCTTAAAACATCAAAATGACAGAAACTTCAGGCACCTTTATCAAACTTATAAATCTATTTCAAGCATTAATCTAATGGGTTCATGATACTTATGTAGGGCACCCTAAAATGAATTAGTTGCAATAATAAAAGCATTGAAAATGAATAGTCAAGAAGCACTAGTAGAATAATTACACTAGAAAAAATTGACAAAGTAAGCATACCTGGATTTCtattttgtttctttctcttcaaTTTTAGGTCCATCAGCTTTCAGTTTCTTACCTATTTCAATAGCTCTGGCTGCCATTAACTCTGTTGTAGACTTCATGGTGGCGGCTTTTTTGGCAGCCTGCTGTGCAGTCATGGTTTGTTGCATAAACAAAGCATCAACATTCAAAGGCCAGCCATCGACATCTATGTTATTTAATGCCAGCTGATGCATTTAATCCTGAACGATGGTTTAAGTCCTCAGTTCTATCTTATAAAGTTGGATATGCAAACTATAATCAAGAAAAATTGCTCTTCATTGTTCTAAACCTTTGGCTAGATAGAAAATATACAAATTTTATCTTATGAGAGAagcatttgtttaattatttgctTCATTCCTCAAAAACATTGATACAGTTACTAAACGGAACCAAATAGTTAAGAATATTGACATTCTGAAATTTCTTGCAACTTACTTCAATGACTTGGTTGTAAAGGAGCATAGTGCCCTTGGAAAGAACACCTTGAAACAAATGcataggtggtggtggtggatgaaCCCCACGATGAGTCGCAAATGATGGAAAATTTGCTTGGCCATGTACGCCAACGTCAGAATTGAATCTTTTGTTGTTGAGATCCAAACTAATGCTACAACCCCATTTGGCATTCCTGAGAAAAAAGTCAAGCAGAGACAAAaatgaaaacattatttttaaaacaaaagatactaaaaatgaaaacaaaaaccaATAAGGCCTATAATGGTTGCAAAAATTACTAAGGCATAAACAAAGGAGTTACCTGTAACAATTATTGGCTGAGGTGAAACCATTTGCACCTCGAATATCAGTAATGGATGATTGATGAGGTCTATTAAGGTGAGAAAAGACTGCAGAAACTTGGAAGTTAGGTAGAGGAATCAGTGAGTTTTCCTAGGATGAAAGATGAGACGTATAATGCCAGGTACCTAAATTAAACATATGTAACTTTGTTGTCAAGATAGAACTGCGAATAATGTTATTAGTGCATAAGAATGTTATTATTATGATAGTATTTAATTGtcacaaaaaattatttagtaagacagcaacaaattcaagattCAATCACTAACAAAATCAACTCAATGATACTTTTCAACAATAAAAAGATTTAGCTAAGTAGTTATTTGAGCAAGACAGTAACAAATTCAAGGTCTAGTGATGATAATCAGTAACAAATTCATGTCAGTGATAATTTTCAGCAATAAAAAACCTAGTTCAGTGatattttcagcaacaaatttGTAGCAACACATTCAATAATCATATTGTAGAACACAATATGAGGAACACAACCCTTCCCCATCTATCTACAATCAACTTTCTACCTTCCTCAACCTTCCCAAAGTTGCATAGACCTTAAACCGCCAATTTACCTAAGCATAGCCACTAGAATACAAATTTGATCATTTTTATCCGTAAGAAATACATTCAGAATTATTCCTGGAACATCTGTTAATATTTCTATACATGTACCAAATATATGCTAGAATATGAAAATCATAACAATTacctaaaaaataaattaaatggaacaaaaaataatagctCAGAGTAAAGAAATCATGTAAGGATGCAATTGGAATGAACTTAATCATGTAAGGATGCAATTGGAATGAACTCAGTATAATAAATGATTAatctttaaaacataaataaaaaagaagaagaagaaaacacaaATTTTAATCAAAGTTCAACAAAACAAACGAATAGTTACATGATTTACCTCCATTGAGAATTGGTAAAGCTccagaaaagagaaaaaagggtCTGAAGAAATTTGTAGTGATTAGGATTTTATGACTATTATTGATTTTGATTGATGGGTTTTTTTACCAAATATGTGTGTGTGAAATGAGGAATTTTGATTTTTGACAAGAAACCCCCCACTAAGACGCTAAAGTGGCTGCATTGTCAGTCTAATCTCTACCATAGTGTCATAGTTTGCCGATTGTTGTTCCCACCCATTAGGTTATAAGCCCGAGTCATTGAAAAAAGATGAAGATCTCGATTACAGATGAAAAGAACAGAAAAATTTGTTGAAACTCACCAAATCGGAAAGCATCTTCTGATTGCGCGAAGGAAGCTGACGGCGAGACTCAAAACAAGAAGACGACGAGCCTTAGGACCTGCTGCTTCTGCCGCCGTCAACGAGAAGAGCGACGATGATCTTGATTGCGAGACTGgagaggagagagggagagagcttGAGTGCGATGCCAGAGTGAGACAGATGAGAGAGATCGAGCTCCagcaggagagagagagagagagagagagagagagagagagagagagagagagagagagagagaggagcacTAGAAACCTTGAGAAGATAAAGAACACTAGAAAAAATTTTAGAGACCGTGATTGAAGAGAGGGTTTCTGAAACCCAAATGAAAGAACaatcttttgatttttttgtttctcaGATATGTTTTTGTtctgttgtttaaattatttaaaaatataaaattagaattagttgaaattttaaaattttgattgatttaaaaaggtatttttgtcTATTCGAATAAAATAAGGATCTCTAAGTCTTtctataaaattaaatgaaaaatatttttatttttattaaattataagggtgttttagtaaaaataatgatatgatatatatttttataaaagaatattaaaTGTTGACATGGAAAATAAATTCTATATAGcttattattatttgtccatattttaatCGTATTGatacatattaaatttattatcgtACCAAAGCAAATACCTTCAAAATTAATTGAAAGAGCGGAACATATAAAAATATCTCGAAACACATAAAATGTACAtaatctatctatatatatatacaacagcCAAAAGCTTCAAgtacaaaaacaaaagaacagtaatcatatttacaaaaatatcctGCATGATCAGCTGagccttttttattttatgtagaCGACTCTCATATTtacttatataatatatatacatatatgtcaTACAATTAATAATTAACAAGATCCTAGTAAAGATGGAAATTGTTGTAGTATGTACAAAAACGTAATCCCTCTGTATAGTTGCGTAACGATGTTTCAGATTATTAAATCATCTCACTTCCTCTCTCTCAACAATGATCCAAAGCACTCATAATCACCCTGCAAATCACATGCACAAGGAAGTTAGACAACAaagtgcatgaaaagtaaagaagTTAAGGTTTTATGTTTAtttcatcaaaataaaattagaaaaccaCTCATTATTGTTCATACTTGTATAGAAGCAGAGCTGTCCACTGCTGCATTCGCCGACGTTTTCCTCCTCGTGAATTTCTTAAAATCCACACCCGGCGTATCAGCTGCGGGGCATTTTTTTTCCCAAAATTagtaaaacagaaaaagaaaaaggacatGAAGAACAGGTATCGTTTGTAACTGTATATTGATCTTCGATGCGGTGCATTCATCACCTGAAGAACACACCAATTATGGTTTATCGACTTTGATTAAAATTTAACTTTCTTCAGTgacatttttctttatcaatggAGTAATGAAGGCACAAGTTTTTCATCCAAAAAGTAAGGGATGTATAGAGTGAGAGAGGTGGCTATATAGTGAGGACTGAGGACTGAGGAGAATAAAATACAGAActatcaattatttatttattttatttgccaaGAATACAGAGTAGAAGATTTGTACGCACATATcagatatttttataatattacacattttaaaattttatctttttctataaaatctgTCCATTTTGGTATTTTTAACAAGCATCCCTTCCTTTACACTTGTTAgcaattatttatgtatttattattatttttacttactAAAGGAAAACAACGAACTTCAATTACTCTATTCGAAAGTTGATTATATGCCATGCAATCATCAAGcatcaaataaaaagttttagtATCATATCATGAAATCACTAAtccaaaaaattcaaattataaaaagaataatattaataattatacttCTAAcgaatttaacttaaaaaaaattcctTCTATAGTCAAAAATCATTacgaattgaattaaaaaaattttaaataatcagcacttttctcttatttttgaGTTAGTTTTAAACTAATACTAACTAACCCTTTCTCCATTTATGCATACTTATCTTAAATTAAATGATATTCTAACATTAAGTATTGAATTATTCTACTATATTATATGTATGTTAAGAATTAACTATCGAaacaattaatattataaaatatatattaaatataaaatatattttaaaaataaattaaacaacgtATATATTTATagacaaatacataataattaatttgacttctaatttttttatatacaaataatatcTTGATAAATTATTAATAGAGAGAGAGATTACGGGTTATTGGGGTGCGAGGAGTAataggaatagaaggagaggctGGATCAGATGTGGCGGGTCTCATGGCAGAGGGGTCTCGGAGAATGGTGATGCTGCGGCTAATAGGCACATCATTCGGCGACATTGGTGACCTGGCGCCGCCGCTGCCGACAAAGGAGTTATATTTACGCAGCTTCCCCAAGCCCGACTCCGGTGCGGGGCCTGCCAGCGTTTCGTCccaaagcttgtgaagaaaacCCATGtattattctatatatttatGTCTGAGTTCACTTATATGTATATCAAAGATATAAATGTGGCGTAAAGGAACGAAACGACAGAGGGAAGAAGATCAGGAATACGTAGAAACAAGAATGCgaccttttttttaaatttttttaattttctttttaccgTTTCTGGGTGGATGTTTGGGTACTTATAGAAGGAGGAAGATGAGGGTTTCATGACTAGTTAAGATAATTGAATTATTGACGGCCATGTTAGGTGTGTAAACTTAGCGGAACGACTAATATGGCTTTGTTTTCAGCCATTAAATTGATATGCTTCACCATCTTTAATATGATCCTCTTCTATAGTGGTTCGTGCTTAATTTACACAGTTTCTTTTCCTATAATTAGTACGAGTGTTGATTATCCAATATGCTTTATAGAGGGATCTGATAATGGCTGTTTAAGCTtgtctttgtttttttcttttatttctagacaacaaaaaaaagatataaaggaCTGGctgttttttctttaatttagcaaAACCTTTAAGTTTAgtttggttttttattttaaaatgattatatattatctacactaaaatcagccattaaaattaattattagtataaaatatatattaaaatataaatatatattaaaaataaattaaattatatatgtatttatatacaaatatataagtggttgattttagtgtaagaataaaatttattttcaaattacaaACTGAACTAATTGGAATTAAATGAAACTagtcattttttaaatatttcctacattattattactaaaaaaatGCTATGCCCATGTTTCacactaaaaatattatatatttatgtataaaaaatgtgttatttaatttatttttaatgtattttttattttaatatatattttagaataaTGCTACATaatcagtaaatattattattttttgtcagtaCTAAGCAGTAGTAATTTGTATCCATATTTATAAGGATTTGATTACTAAAAATTATTGCActctaagaaaaaaaattttatattttatacgaataattattttttttaaataaaaacgcCATAAAGCCAAAAAAAATCTACACATTATAAGGATATAAGATCCCACAACTATCAACAAAGAGATGCATTAAAACTTTTCTTAGAGGTTGTTGAAAGAACATACTTTCCTCTTCTCTATCCAATATAAGATTAGCTAGCTCATCTGTCACTAATTAGTCTTTCTAAGCACATATTGGAGCTACACTTTCTAATTGTTATTTAGCATAGCCCGTATTTTCCGTAGAGGCTGAGCAAGAGTTGGATGTCGCAAAGGAggattttttattaacttaactgcTCCTTGCGAATCCAATTTTACTATTAAATGTTTAATTTCTTTACTCCAAGCAATTTCCACCCATCTTTATAGCATTTACTTCAGCTTCTATAACCTTTGTATTCTCCAATCTTGTAGCAAATTTCCATATCCATCTACCATTATCATTTCTTAGAACTCCTGCACAGCTTGTTGGCCTTGGATTTCCTCTAGAGGCCCCGTTAGTGTTAAGATTATACCAATTCTACGAGAAAAATTTTTAGGAAATCATTCTTCTGCACCTCTAATCGTCTCTATAGTTCTCATTTACCACGGTCTTGCTTTCCTCCACAATCTTCCTGATTCTCACATAATCTCCTTATTAGAGTATACATTGAAAGGTACCAGATCATAGAGGGTAATTTGAATGAAACACGAGTTAAAGGGGAGAAGGTATTGACAGAGAGAACAGAGAGAAGAAAGGGAATTTCATTGATTGAACTCAGATTGAAAGAAAAGCTCGTGTACAGTGATGAAAGGGGTTGCTTATATAGAGAGGTGAGAACATAGAAGCTGCAGGGGAAGCTTCCAGCACCTTCTAACAGTttcttaactaactaactatttaACAGCAATAACAGAAAGTGACAAAAAGCGTGAAAGGAAAATTACACAGGAAAATTACACACGTGCTATAACTCCTATCATCATCTCTAGTTATCAGCTTTTGTTGAATACTGAATATCAGTTAACACTTTAGCTCCTTTCTTCATCATCTTTGGTTGTTGTCATTCTGACTGGTGATTTGTTGCTGATCACAAACACTCAGCTTGCTTCGAAAATGAAGGAAGCTCTCAGAAGGGACTGCTTTTGTAAGGATATCTGCTATTTGAACTGAGCCTGGGATGTGGCTAACTCGAATTGTCTTGGTGTTGACATAGTTTCGAATGAAGTGCAGATCTATTTCAAAATGCTTGGACTTGGAGTGAAGGATGGGATTGGCAGCAAGTAAAACAGCACTCAAATTGTCACAATACAGCATTGGCGCCTCAGGTAAGGGATGCTGCAGCTCACTCATCATAGTCTTTATCCAGGACAGCTCTGCTACTGCCTCTGCCATACTTCTATATTCAGCTTCAGTGCTTAACCTGGCCACTACTGTTTGCTTCTTTGACACCCAAGAGATTAGGTTGGCTCCAAGAAATATACAATAGCCATGGTGGATTTCCTATCATCTGGATCTCCAGCCTAGTCTGAGTCACTGTATGCAGTTATTCCCATGGAACTCTCCTGTTTCAGATGCAAGCCATAGCTGGTTGTTCCACTGAGATACCTTAGCACGCGTTTGACCAGCCTCCAATGAGACTCTAGGGGAGCTTGTACAAACTGTGACAACTTGTTAACGCTGTAACATATTTCAGGCCTTGTTATGATCAGGTATTGCAGGCTGCAAATGATTGACCTGTACAGTTGTGGATCACAAAAGCTTGATCCTCCAAGGGCTGTAATCTTTGTTGTGGAAGGAAAAGAAGTGTGACACGGTGCATAGCCCACTATGCCAGCCTTCTTTAGGACCTCACCAATGTACTTTTGTTGAGTAAGCACTAAACCCCCATCACACATTTTATTCACTTGGATTCCAAGAAAGTAATGGAGATCTCCCATGTCTTTCAAGGCAAATTTGGCATTTAACTTTGCTATGACATCCCTCACAATTTCTAGAGATTCTTCAGTGACTATGATATCATCAACGTACGCAAGCACATAGGTCTTTAGTCCACTGAATTCCTTAATGAAGACTGAGATGTCAGATTTGGTGGCAACAAAGCCAATCTCTCTTAAACCACCAGCCAGCTTATGGTACCACTCTCTTGGGGCTTGCTTTAGTCCATAGAGCGCTTTGGTGAGTTTGCACACCAACAATGGATCTCCTTGTTCATAACCTGAGGGCTGTTTCATGTAAACTTCCTCTGTCAAGTCACCATGAAGAAAAGCATTATTGACATCTAGTTGCCTAATTACCCAGGACTTGGATACAACA includes:
- the LOC112712921 gene encoding dormancy-associated protein homolog 3-like, whose amino-acid sequence is MGFLHKLWDETLAGPAPESGLGKLRKYNSFVGSGGARSPMSPNDVPISRSITILRDPSAMRPATSDPASPSIPITPRTPITPDTPGVDFKKFTRRKTSANAAVDSSASIQGDYECFGSLLRERK